The following proteins are encoded in a genomic region of Streptomyces sp. NBC_01723:
- a CDS encoding tetratricopeptide repeat protein, whose amino-acid sequence MSRLGRDKQREHERAERSPDPAATLIDVCVPEAGSGARTATIDGSTVVAAPGEEIQNAVLNRLHRLALAVGHPVLATIHDRRIGYSVPLRVDPDGSSHLAADPVPTAPEEDAAAGWDRPTHVLRSLEAVRDSAPTFPLPAVPDADRTPSGDSSPAFTSGALPGAFRGTAPGTVAPPTGEFGPPPRMEGAGGATGAAPSEAAGPFAGAGYASGGVPSGAVPVPGAASEAEAPVSEVPVSEPYVSEPAARPAGGPRPFAGHEPVADAQPVADAQPLAGAEPVADAKPLADPGPFFDPDPKPTPARGFDAVAEAVLGDGPLTAPGDSTVPALLAQPTARVNEAVKEGRTQEAALLAEQAVAEASQTLGPEHPEVLRLRELTAYIAYLSGDPDRALRLSLDLARIHRRAADAEAAYGNVQSAATAWRAVRDPERGMELGRDLVALWDELAAEGGPAAEDAEQLESARTRMGRLADRARAQAG is encoded by the coding sequence ATGTCTCGACTCGGTCGCGACAAGCAGCGGGAACACGAGCGCGCCGAGCGGTCGCCGGACCCCGCGGCGACGCTGATCGACGTGTGCGTGCCGGAGGCCGGTTCCGGCGCGCGGACCGCCACGATCGACGGTTCGACGGTCGTCGCGGCGCCCGGCGAGGAGATCCAGAACGCCGTCCTGAACCGCCTCCACCGCCTCGCCCTCGCCGTCGGCCACCCCGTCCTCGCCACGATCCACGACCGGCGCATCGGCTACTCCGTCCCGCTCCGCGTCGACCCGGACGGCTCCAGCCACCTCGCCGCCGACCCGGTGCCGACGGCTCCCGAGGAGGACGCGGCGGCCGGGTGGGACCGGCCCACACACGTCCTCCGGTCGCTGGAGGCCGTACGGGACAGCGCCCCGACGTTCCCGCTCCCGGCGGTGCCCGACGCCGATCGGACGCCGTCCGGCGACTCCTCGCCGGCGTTCACCTCCGGCGCCCTGCCGGGAGCCTTCCGCGGTACGGCGCCGGGCACGGTGGCGCCGCCGACGGGGGAGTTCGGACCGCCGCCGCGGATGGAGGGTGCCGGGGGTGCGACGGGGGCGGCTCCGTCGGAGGCTGCGGGGCCGTTCGCCGGCGCCGGGTACGCGTCAGGGGGTGTGCCGTCGGGGGCTGTGCCGGTGCCCGGGGCCGCGTCGGAGGCCGAGGCGCCCGTGAGCGAGGTGCCCGTGAGCGAGCCGTACGTGTCCGAGCCCGCGGCCCGCCCCGCCGGCGGCCCCCGCCCGTTCGCCGGGCACGAGCCGGTCGCCGACGCGCAGCCGGTCGCCGACGCTCAGCCGCTCGCCGGAGCCGAGCCGGTCGCCGATGCCAAGCCCCTCGCCGACCCGGGTCCGTTCTTCGACCCCGACCCCAAGCCCACCCCCGCCCGCGGGTTCGACGCCGTGGCCGAGGCCGTGCTCGGGGACGGACCGCTCACCGCGCCCGGTGACTCGACCGTCCCCGCGCTGCTCGCGCAGCCGACCGCGCGGGTCAACGAGGCCGTCAAGGAAGGGCGTACGCAGGAGGCGGCGCTGCTGGCGGAGCAGGCCGTGGCGGAGGCCTCGCAGACACTGGGGCCGGAGCACCCCGAGGTACTCCGGCTCCGTGAACTCACCGCGTACATCGCCTACTTGTCCGGCGATCCCGACCGTGCCCTCCGCCTCTCCCTGGACCTGGCCCGGATACACCGCCGCGCGGCTGACGCCGAGGCCGCGTACGGCAACGTCCAGAGCGCGGCAACCGCCTGGCGTGCCGTACGCGACCCCGAACGGGGCATGGAGCTGGGGCGGGACCTGGTCGCCCTGTGGGACGAGCTCGCCGCCGAGGGGGGCCCGGCCGCCGAGGACGCCGAACAACTGGAGTCCGCCCGCACCCGCATGGGCCGCCTCGCCGATCGCGCCCGGGCCCAGGCCGGCTGA
- a CDS encoding M28 family metallopeptidase has product MKLPFSGRALTAGAVAVVTLAAGGAVAGVASAAEPSGPASGPAAVAAAPDLPIANVKAHLTQFQSIAAANGGNRAHGRPGYKASLDYVKAKLDAAGFTTSIQQFTSSGRTGYNLIADWPGGDANQVVMAGSHLDSVASGPGINDNASGSAAVLETALTVARSGYQPTKHLRFAWWGAEELGLVGSRYYVNRLSSADRAKISGYLNFDMIGSPNPGYFVYDDDPTIEKTFKDYFAGIGVSTEIETEGDGRSDHAPFKNVGVPVGGLFSGADYRKTSAQAAKWGGTAGQPFDRCYHSSCDTTANINDTALNRNGDAIAYAIWELSQ; this is encoded by the coding sequence ATGAAGCTCCCCTTCTCCGGACGTGCGCTGACGGCCGGTGCCGTCGCCGTCGTCACACTGGCGGCCGGCGGTGCCGTGGCCGGCGTGGCCTCCGCCGCCGAGCCCTCCGGCCCCGCCTCGGGTCCGGCGGCCGTCGCCGCCGCGCCCGACCTGCCGATAGCCAACGTCAAGGCGCACCTCACCCAGTTCCAGTCGATAGCCGCGGCGAACGGCGGTAACCGCGCCCACGGCCGCCCCGGCTACAAGGCCTCGCTCGACTACGTGAAGGCCAAGCTGGACGCCGCCGGATTCACCACCAGCATCCAGCAGTTCACCTCCTCCGGCCGCACCGGGTACAACCTGATAGCCGACTGGCCCGGCGGTGACGCGAATCAGGTTGTCATGGCCGGGTCACACTTGGACAGCGTCGCCTCCGGTCCCGGCATCAACGACAACGCCTCCGGTTCCGCGGCCGTCCTGGAGACCGCGCTCACCGTGGCCCGGTCCGGCTACCAGCCCACCAAGCACCTGCGCTTCGCCTGGTGGGGAGCGGAGGAGCTGGGGCTGGTCGGATCCCGCTACTACGTCAACCGCCTCTCCTCCGCCGACCGCGCGAAGATCAGCGGCTACCTGAACTTCGACATGATCGGCTCGCCCAACCCCGGCTACTTCGTCTACGACGACGACCCCACCATCGAGAAGACCTTCAAGGACTACTTCGCGGGGATCGGCGTCTCCACCGAGATCGAGACCGAGGGCGACGGCCGCTCCGACCACGCGCCCTTCAAGAACGTGGGCGTCCCCGTCGGCGGCCTCTTCAGCGGCGCCGACTACCGCAAGACGTCCGCCCAGGCGGCCAAGTGGGGCGGCACCGCGGGCCAGCCCTTCGACCGCTGCTACCACTCGTCCTGCGACACGACCGCCAACATCAACGACACGGCCCTGAACCGCAACGGCGACGCCATCGCGTACGCGATCTGGGAACTGTCGCAGTAG
- the rarD gene encoding EamA family transporter RarD, with the protein MAGSSRSEQRIGLLNGFAAYGLWGLVPLFWPLLKPAGAGEILAHRMAWSLVFVAVALFFVRRWAWAGELLRQPRRLGLVTVAAAVITVNWGVYIWAVNSGHVVEASLGYFINPLVTIAMGVLLLKERLRPAQWAAVGTGFAAVLVLAVGYGQPPWISLCLAFSFATYGLVKKKVNLGGVESLAAETAIQFLPALGYVVWLSAQGESTFTTEGVGHSALLAATGLVTAIPLVCFGAAAIRVPLSTLGLLQYLAPVFQFALGVLYFHEAMPPERWAGFALVWLALTLLTWDALRTARRTARALREQLDRTGAGVPPVKESDAARDSGDSVARSVT; encoded by the coding sequence GTGGCCGGGTCGTCCAGGAGTGAGCAGCGCATAGGTCTGCTGAACGGCTTCGCGGCTTACGGGCTGTGGGGGCTCGTCCCGCTGTTCTGGCCGTTGCTCAAGCCCGCCGGGGCCGGGGAGATCCTCGCCCACCGCATGGCGTGGTCCCTCGTCTTCGTCGCCGTCGCGCTGTTCTTCGTACGGCGCTGGGCCTGGGCCGGTGAGCTGCTGCGGCAGCCGCGCAGGCTCGGCCTGGTCACCGTGGCCGCCGCGGTCATCACCGTCAACTGGGGCGTCTACATCTGGGCCGTGAACAGCGGCCATGTCGTCGAGGCCTCGCTCGGGTACTTCATCAACCCGCTGGTCACCATCGCGATGGGCGTGCTGCTGCTCAAGGAGCGGCTGCGGCCCGCGCAGTGGGCGGCGGTCGGCACCGGCTTCGCCGCCGTCCTGGTCCTCGCCGTCGGCTACGGCCAGCCGCCGTGGATCTCCCTCTGCCTCGCCTTCTCCTTCGCCACGTACGGCCTGGTGAAGAAGAAGGTCAACCTCGGCGGCGTGGAGTCGCTGGCCGCCGAGACGGCGATCCAGTTCCTGCCCGCGCTCGGCTACGTGGTGTGGCTGTCGGCGCAGGGCGAGTCGACCTTCACCACCGAGGGCGTCGGGCACTCGGCGCTGCTGGCCGCGACCGGCCTGGTCACCGCGATCCCGCTGGTCTGCTTCGGCGCGGCCGCGATCCGCGTGCCGCTGTCCACGCTGGGGCTGCTGCAGTACCTGGCGCCCGTCTTCCAGTTCGCCCTCGGGGTCCTCTACTTCCACGAGGCCATGCCGCCCGAGCGCTGGGCCGGTTTCGCCCTGGTCTGGCTGGCACTGACGCTGCTCACCTGGGACGCGCTGCGCACGGCCCGCCGTACCGCGCGGGCGCTCAGGGAGCAGTTGGACCGGACGGGCGCGGGCGTACCGCCGGTCAAGGAGAGCGACGCGGCGCGGGACTCCGGCGATTCCGTTGCCCGCTCGGTCACGTAA
- a CDS encoding VOC family protein: MTSTPRPAPLHFKIVIDAAAPHAQADFWAAALHYEVEDNSALIGKLLGLGAVPEELTLESHGRRAWRDLVAVRHPDDPYDEESGTGLGRRLLFQRVPEAKTGKNRVHLDVHSREGGREAEIGRLEALGASVLRRVREQGGEWVVMADPEGNEFCVH, encoded by the coding sequence ATGACCTCGACACCACGACCCGCTCCCCTGCACTTCAAGATCGTCATCGACGCCGCCGCCCCGCACGCGCAGGCGGACTTCTGGGCCGCCGCCCTGCACTACGAGGTGGAGGACAACAGCGCGCTCATCGGGAAGCTGCTGGGCCTCGGGGCAGTACCGGAGGAGCTGACCCTGGAGTCCCACGGGCGCCGCGCCTGGCGGGACCTGGTGGCCGTACGGCACCCCGACGACCCCTACGACGAGGAGAGCGGGACGGGCCTGGGGCGGCGGCTGCTGTTCCAGCGCGTACCGGAGGCCAAGACCGGCAAGAACCGCGTCCACCTCGACGTGCACTCCCGGGAAGGGGGACGCGAGGCGGAGATCGGACGGCTGGAGGCGCTGGGGGCGAGCGTGCTGCGGCGGGTGCGGGAGCAGGGCGGGGAGTGGGTGGTGATGGCGGACCCCGAGGGGAACGAGTTCTGCGTTCACTAG